The genomic DNA CCAGAAGCGACTGAGCAATTTGGATCGGCGACATAGATTCTGAGATGCTGACTCCCAGGAAGGTTTTGATTTGCCATGCGAACCGCTTTGCCTTTGCCGCTAGGTCGTATAGGAGAGGGTGTGCATTCTCGTATTCCTGCGCTTTAGTTCCTCCGTTGAATTCAGCATCAGGATTCAGTAGGGTTCGCAGGGCGAGAGCTTCGAGTACCTGGATTTTGGTGGTGTACTGCGATCGGTTCATAGTGGGAAGCCACAAACCACTGGTCTGAACGATGTTCTCCAGAGTTTGTTTATCTCGACCCTGAAGGAAGCACCTGCCGATGGTGAGGAAGTAATAGAGCCGCAGCCGGGGATACCAGCCGTCGTCATCTTTCTCCACCAGTTCGGGGGTGACTTCGACCTGATAACGGGTGTGGAGTTCGTGCTTACGCTGTTTGTGCAGTTCTTCAGGCGTTTTAGTTTTCTTACCCTTTAGCTCCTCATACTGGTTAGCGGTGATGCCGTCGGCGCTGGCGGTTGCCTCACGTTCCTTGAGGTACTGCTCATCGCGAACGGCTTGCAGTTCTCCCACCAGCTCCAGGGTTTCGCCGATCTGGTTCACTTCCTTGATGAGATGCCCTTCCCTCTGGAGGTTGTGCAGGATGGTTTCCCGATAGTGAAGTCTGCCTGCATTGATGCGAGCTGCCATCTTTGCCCAGATTTTGAGGGAGGTTGCATAGGTGGCGATCGCTTCTTCGTCGTAGGAGATGACCTGGACAAGCTGCTGGCTGATTTTGGCAACCTGATATTCTGCCGCCAAAATTGACCGCACTGAAGCAGAGCCATTGCCTTCTTTGCTGAAGCCGTAGCGGGTTGCCCAGATATGACGATCGACGGGTTCCCTGACCCGTGCGAGTGCCTGCCGTGCGCTATTTTCGGGACAGACTCCCTGGAAGCAGCCCCAAACGGAGGTGAAGTGCCCTCTGATGTCGATACTGACTCCGGTTTCAATTGAAGGGCTGACCAGCACCAGATCGTAATTGGGCAGCACTTCGTTCAGGTGCGATGTGCAGTTGTAGGCGGGATGCCCCGGATCAACGATGGTTTCAGAGTCGATTCGCAGGATGCGCTTATTGGGGAATCGACGTGAGAAGAGGGATTCTAGGGTTCGGGTAGACCAGCGGGATTTTGGCTTCTGGGATTGGGTGGTGACGTAGGTTGCTCCTTCCGCTGTTTCCAGATGTCGGGTAAGGGCGGCAAACCACTGCTCTGGGGATTTGTGGGTGTAGTTGTGAATTGTCCAGGGTTCGTTAGGTTGCCACTCGTTAACAGCAATCCAGGGCTGAATCTTCTGCTCCAGCAGTCCCCAGATAAATTCGATTGATAGATCACTCACGTCGGCATCGGCAAGGATGATTTTGCCGTTGGCTGATTCCACAACGTTGCAGAGCAAGGTTTTCAGCGATTGCAGAATCGGAATGCGGTGGTTTTTAACTTCGGTGGTCGCGCTCAGAGCGTGCCAGATGACCTGCTCGCATTCGTCCACAATGACCAGCACATCGTTCCAGGCTTCGGCGTTGAATCTGGCTTGAGATTCGGAATGCAGCGAGTCGATACATACCCCAAAGCCGAGCATCATACCGCCTTCAAAGGAGCGGACTTCGGAGACGTAGGGGATGCCGATGCGCTCGCAGATTGCCTGGGCGAGCTGGACTCGGTGAGAGATGAGCAACACTGGCTGTCCGTTGCGGGTGGCTTCGGCAACGATTTCTACAAAGGATTCAGTTTTGCCTGTGCCTTTGGGCGATTTGAGGATGATGAGCTTTGCGCTGCCGGGAATGGGGAGCTTGCCCAGATAGCGCTGGTTAAGGGTGAGGTCTGCGGGATGGCTCAGTTTGCTCAGGCGGCTTGCCTGCCAGAGTTCGGTAGATAGGGCACTGCTGTAGAGCCGATGAAAAGCTTCTGCGCCTTGAGCTACTACGAAGTCATCAACGCCCTTTTCCTTGCCAGGGAGCTGGATGACTTTGACAGCACACTTGCCTTTGCTGAAATGTTCGGAGAGCTTGGCGATCTCCCGATTCAATTCAATAAGCTGCTTTTGGCGCGGCTCGTAGTCGAAGCAGATGTAAACTTGCCGCTTTGGGGTGGCGAAGGGTTTGAGGTCTGGGAGCAGGTAGGGGTGGGAGAGAGGATTTTGATGTTCATCCCTCGTCCGAACTCCCCCGGTAATACCGGGAAGGGCGATCGCGGCATAGCCCAAAGTCAACAGTGTTCCAGCTTTTTTCTCACCTTCGATCGGAATGACAGGGATGTTTTGCTCGATCACCCACTGCCAGAAGGTTGTCCGTTCTGGAGCAAGGGGCATAGGGGCATCGTAGCGATTGGCGATCGCCTTCCAGATGTGCAGCGGTACATCCAGCAAAATCAGGCGGCTCTGTTCGCCTTTAGGTCCGAGATACTTGGCAGGCTTGCCGTCTTTGCCGTAAATCGGCGTGTCTGCATCGGGCTTGAATCTTACCCACCCTTCTACCCCTGAAACGAGCCACCCTCTGAGGCTAGCTTTGACCCGATGACCAAAACGGGTGAACTTCCAGTTCAAGAGGTCGTGAATGGGGGTGGTGACTTCGTGGGTGTAGGGGTCGATTTCGACATCTTCGACACTGCGAACGTTCATTGCGACGATTTCGGGATCGACCTGGGAGCCGATTACCCACTCATCCCAATGAGCCTGGGTGATATGCGATGGGCGATCGGGTGTTGTCTTGGATGGGGTGAGTAATGTGGTCACGGTCTACCCCCCCCGGCTGCCGTCAACTGCTGCTCAATCTCTGCGGTGTAGGCAAGCTCACGCTCAATCGCTTCAAGCACTCCAGCATCCTGAATTCGTCGCAATCCCTGATGTCCCTTGCAGGGAATGGGCTGCGCTAGCGGGCGAACGTTTTCCAGTTTCCAGGCATAGCGTCCGGGTTGCCAATCGCCTACTGCAAGCTCTAGGGGAGTCTGATCGCTGATGTAGGTGTAAAGGTTTTCTGAGATGGAACTATATTTCGAGTCCATGTACTTGCAGTTGGTCAAGTCTGCAACT from Leptolyngbya ohadii IS1 includes the following:
- a CDS encoding plasmid replication protein, CyRepA1 family, with the translated sequence MTTLLTPSKTTPDRPSHITQAHWDEWVIGSQVDPEIVAMNVRSVEDVEIDPYTHEVTTPIHDLLNWKFTRFGHRVKASLRGWLVSGVEGWVRFKPDADTPIYGKDGKPAKYLGPKGEQSRLILLDVPLHIWKAIANRYDAPMPLAPERTTFWQWVIEQNIPVIPIEGEKKAGTLLTLGYAAIALPGITGGVRTRDEHQNPLSHPYLLPDLKPFATPKRQVYICFDYEPRQKQLIELNREIAKLSEHFSKGKCAVKVIQLPGKEKGVDDFVVAQGAEAFHRLYSSALSTELWQASRLSKLSHPADLTLNQRYLGKLPIPGSAKLIILKSPKGTGKTESFVEIVAEATRNGQPVLLISHRVQLAQAICERIGIPYVSEVRSFEGGMMLGFGVCIDSLHSESQARFNAEAWNDVLVIVDECEQVIWHALSATTEVKNHRIPILQSLKTLLCNVVESANGKIILADADVSDLSIEFIWGLLEQKIQPWIAVNEWQPNEPWTIHNYTHKSPEQWFAALTRHLETAEGATYVTTQSQKPKSRWSTRTLESLFSRRFPNKRILRIDSETIVDPGHPAYNCTSHLNEVLPNYDLVLVSPSIETGVSIDIRGHFTSVWGCFQGVCPENSARQALARVREPVDRHIWATRYGFSKEGNGSASVRSILAAEYQVAKISQQLVQVISYDEEAIATYATSLKIWAKMAARINAGRLHYRETILHNLQREGHLIKEVNQIGETLELVGELQAVRDEQYLKEREATASADGITANQYEELKGKKTKTPEELHKQRKHELHTRYQVEVTPELVEKDDDGWYPRLRLYYFLTIGRCFLQGRDKQTLENIVQTSGLWLPTMNRSQYTTKIQVLEALALRTLLNPDAEFNGGTKAQEYENAHPLLYDLAAKAKRFAWQIKTFLGVSISESMSPIQIAQSLLGKLGIKLTCDRQEGGKGNRQRIYRFLLPKDGRDEILSGWFHRDEVTRNQSEMHTPGKYIETAVGGSAA
- a CDS encoding ASCH domain-containing protein, which translates into the protein MSEIRLLSLWQPWASFIAHGIKQYETRPWGTPYRGRIAIQAAQRKAKEDELVAICEAIREGNGTAEDIARLDSALECYFINTHSQPVYGAIVAVADLTNCKYMDSKYSSISENLYTYISDQTPLELAVGDWQPGRYAWKLENVRPLAQPIPCKGHQGLRRIQDAGVLEAIERELAYTAEIEQQLTAAGGGRP